A genomic stretch from Seriola aureovittata isolate HTS-2021-v1 ecotype China chromosome 13, ASM2101889v1, whole genome shotgun sequence includes:
- the LOC130180252 gene encoding paraneoplastic antigen Ma3 homolog → MEIVETEGIKVPNSLIVSGLSYTPVDEEIFDHLKQYGLIRRIVKVDSPESEFHKQAIIEFESGESIQTLKAILPLDRPSSADPNIIHHVKTLASVYSSKAGTEITHTFLSELKGIAKLSGNSFEDILRAELTRITETMGEQTPAEEAEGEHAPTSVQPPSEKLVTSSPTSRTLLNLQSGELNPVETQSHTERNIAAQASSDVGESMNNFHLSPDHLSTPEVQRVVVEHIVKSTEIASQFHSPVKLRPFSGRVPCPNYEVDYDTWRTNVDFYLNDPTVSHSQLVRKIVDSLLPPAANVVKPLGSQTTPHAYLDLLDSAYATVEDGDELFAKFLNTHQNSGEKPSSYLHRLQSSLNVVVRKKAVCASDADKQLLKQFCRGCWNNTLIATLQLEQRQNNPPTFSELLLLLRTEEDKQAAKASRMKQHLGFTKAKVQANTQAVCGNEINDYDLQTQDNTIPSAMEQIKKQIANLQAQIAALTVSPGEKPVKPKTQKTQKPKPKENQHIPQKLSPSQSTPSRPRPWYCFKCGEDGHIVTSCSNPPNPTLVDAKRKELKEKQQAWDKKNASGDTPTLN, encoded by the coding sequence ATGGAAATTGTTGAGACAGAAGGTATTAAAGTGCCAAATTCACTCATAGTTAGTGGGTTGTCTTATACCCCTGTAGATGAGGAGATTTTCGATCACCTTAAGCAGTATGGGCTAATTAGGAGGATAGTTAAAGTTGATAGTCCTGAATCTGAATTCCACAAACAGGCTATTATTGAGTTTGAATCAGGTGAATCAATACAGACTCTTAAAGCCATTCTACCGTTAGACAGGCCAAGTTCTGCAGATCCCAATATCATTCACCATGTGAAAACCCTGGCTAGTGTTTATAGCAGTAAGGCAGGCACTGAAATCACTCATACATTCCTGTCTGAGCTTAAAGGCATAGCCAAATTGAGTGGAAATTCATTCGAAGACATTCTGCGAGCAGAGTTAACTAGAATAACTGAAACCATGGGAGAACAGACACCAGCGGAGGAAGCTGAGGGAGAACATGCACCAACTTCTGTCCAACCACCAAGTGAAAAGTTGGTGACCTCTTCTCCAACTTCCAGAACTCTGCTTAATCTTCAGTCTGGTGAACTGAACCCAGTTGAAACTCAGTCTCATACTGAACGGAACATAGCTGCACAAGCTTCATCTGATGTAGGAGAGTCTATGAATAACTTTCACTTGTCTCCTGATCATCTCAGCACACCTGAAGTGCAGCGAGTGGTAGTGGAACACATTGTGAAAAGCACTGAAATTGCATCCCAGTTTCACTCACCTGTCAAACTGAGGCCTTTCTCAGGAAGAGTCCCTTGTCCCAACTATGAAGTTGACTATGACACTTGGCGAACTAATGTTGATTTCTACTTGAATGATCCCACTGTTTCTCATTCACAGTTGGTGAGAAAAATAGTGGACAGCCTCTTACCTCCTGCTGCTAACGTGGTGAAACCTTTAGGTTCCCAGACTACTCCACATGCTTACCTGGACTTGCTTGACTCAGCGTATGCAACTGTTGAAGATGGAGATGAGTTGTTTGCAAAATTTCTCAATACTCATCAGAACTCAGGAGAAAAGCCATCCAGCTATCTTCACAGGCTGCAGTCATCTTTGAATGTAGTTGTAAGAAAGAAAGCTGTATGTGCCAGTGACGCAGACAAACAACTACTCAAACAATTCTGTAGAGGGTGCTGGAACAATACACTGATTGCAACGCTCCAGCTagagcagagacagaataaCCCACCAACCTTCTCAGAGCTTTTGCTGTTGTTACGCACAGAAGAGGACAAGCAAGCAGCTAAAGCTAGTCGGATGAAGCAACACCTAGGCTTCACAAAGGCAAAAGTTCAGGCTAACACGCAAGCTGTGTGTGGCAATGAGATAAATGATTATGATTTGCAAACCCAAGATAACACTATACCTTCAGCCATGGAGCAGATTAAGAAACAAATAGCCAACCTCCAAGCACAGATTGCAGCTCTCACAGTTTCCCCGGGAGAGAAGCCCGTGAAacctaaaacacaaaaaacccaGAAACCTAAACCAAAAGAAAACCAGCATATTCCTCAGAAGCTGTCACCATCCCAGTCCACACCATCAAGGCCTAGGCCATggtattgttttaaatgtggGGAGGATGGTCATATCGTCACCAGCTGTAGCAACCCTCCAAACCCTACACTGGTTGATGCTAAGAGGAAAGAGctaaaggaaaagcagcaggcTTGGGATAAGAAAAACGCTTCTGGAGACACTCCCACTTTAAACTAG